The nucleotide sequence TGCTGCTCGGCGAACTCACATGAAGGATTTTATTGCACGGATGATTTTTAATGGCTTTTTGGATGCAGTGGGATTTGCCGGGTGGTTGAGCCGTTATTGCTTGCCCGAGTTAGACCAACCCTCACTCCTGATTCTGGATAATGCCTCAATACACCGAAAGGCAGTGATGCTGCGCACGACCGTTGGTCTATAACTATAACAAGATAGAGCATGATTTCAATGCCCTAAAGCGAGCCAGAATGTGCGCAAAACCCGGAATTTCTATTGATGAAATTATCCGTAACTATTGTGCTGCCTAATGTCTCATTCTTAACCGGAATAACTAGAATGGAGCATAATCAAGGGTATGTACACGACAGAGCAAGTGCTTAAACGTCTTCAACTCTGCTGTGATCTGACTAGTAGATATTGCTCTATCGATCTAGTGGCCTTTGATAAAAGAACTGGAAACATAATTATCTTAGAAAAAGAAGAAATGAATATTGAAAGTTAGACCTAATGGAAAATGGAGGTTTGTATGAACTTAAAGCCAGACTTGACAACGCTAACAAAATCCGAATTACGTAATTACGTCTTGTCCCATCGGAATGACGAGGAATCTTTACAAACGTACTGGAATAGATGGAATGCTGAAAATAAAAATGCCCCAGTCTATCAACCCGAAGAGGATGTTTCGGAGGCAATTACAGCATACTTAAGTGTAAAAGCCGCTCAAAAAATTTCCTAAAGAGCCAGATTTAATAGTCTCAATTATTGATAAGTTACTAAAAATCTGAACTAGTAGGCTTCCTGAAGCTCGTAGAAATCGGGAGTAATATAGTCTTTCCGCAGTGGATAGCCAACCCAATCTTCCGGCATCAGCAACCGTTTTAAGTGGGGATGGCCTTCATAGATAATGCCGTACATATCATAGGTTTCCCGTTCTTGCCAATCGGCGGTTTTCCAAATCCAATAGACAGAGGGCATCCGGGCATCATCGCGGGGCAAAAAGACCTTCAGGCGTAGTTCTTCCGGTTGGACAGCATCATCGGTTAATTTGACTAAATGATAGAAACTGACGAGTTCTTGACCCGGCCCTAAGTCATAACCGCCTTGGCATTGAAGATAGTTAAATCCGGCCGCCACAAGGGCCTGGGAAACAGCAATTAAATTTTCCCGCTCAACTTTGATCATTTGTACCCCAGAGCTGTCCAGGCCCAGGTATTCGTGAGGCAGGCCCGCTTGGGTTAATAATCGCGAGGTGGGACTTGCTTCAATAATGGCCGTTTCAGGGGTAGATGCTGCGGTTGGTTCGGTCATTTCACAATTACCCAGGTAAAAGTTACAGGTTTAAGTTAAGGAATGGGTTAGTCTTAGGCAACCTAGAGGTAGTTTAAGACCACTCTAAAGCACCCTTACGCCAGGCATAGACCAGGCCGATGACAAGGATGGCGATAAAAATCAAGGCCTCAATAAACGCTAAAACACCAAGTTGATTAAAGGCCACCGCCCAAGGGTAAAGAAATACGGTTTCTACATCAAAAATGACAAAGACTAGGGCAAACATATAGTAGCGAATATTGAACTGGATCCAGGCCCCGCCAATGGGTTCCATCCCCGATTCATAGGTGGTAATCCGGGCCAGGGTTTGGGATTTTGGCCGGAGCAGTTTAGAAGCCACCAGGGCAATAACAGGGACGAGGCCACAGATCAGCAAAAAGCCGAGAAAATATTCATAACCACTGAGGACAAACACAAGCCGACCTTGGGGTAACGTCACTTGCTGATTATAGGGGGATTTCAGTGGCTCGGCCTATGATTCAGCCGCCCTGTTTGATTAGGATTTTCTAAGGATCGTCATTAGCTATGATCATGGCAGTTGGATCCCCCTTGAGGTAAACATGGCCCTGGCCTGGCAAGCAGTCAATTCCTACGAAGATATTCTTTATCACAAAGCCAATGGCATTGCCAAAATCACCATTAACCGTCCCCACAAGCGCAACGCCTTTCGTCCCCATACTGTTTCGGAATTAATCGCAGCGTTT is from Synechococcus sp. PCC 6312 and encodes:
- a CDS encoding NAD(P)H-quinone oxidoreductase subunit J, which produces MTEPTAASTPETAIIEASPTSRLLTQAGLPHEYLGLDSSGVQMIKVERENLIAVSQALVAAGFNYLQCQGGYDLGPGQELVSFYHLVKLTDDAVQPEELRLKVFLPRDDARMPSVYWIWKTADWQERETYDMYGIIYEGHPHLKRLLMPEDWVGYPLRKDYITPDFYELQEAY
- the ndhC gene encoding photosynthetic/respiratory NAD(P)H-quinone oxidoreductase subunit C, with the translated sequence MFVLSGYEYFLGFLLICGLVPVIALVASKLLRPKSQTLARITTYESGMEPIGGAWIQFNIRYYMFALVFVIFDVETVFLYPWAVAFNQLGVLAFIEALIFIAILVIGLVYAWRKGALEWS